Proteins encoded by one window of Halorubrum ruber:
- a CDS encoding GNAT family N-acetyltransferase, with protein sequence MGELDYRPFPEERDDEFRAFMRYAFSPEEGPYDPEEDDDDREHLADYRGLFDGDEPVAVCGHHDFSLRIRGRDRDVAGLSAVASPPEHRRQGHIERLLRESLTEYRGDGVRFSVLWPFEHPFYRRYGWATVNRYRWVKTPPEQLAFAAERSADPAGDDGDGDEAGEFRRLDEDDHDAAADLLAATAERYDFTMARTEAWWRERTLRGWKTDPYVYGFERDSDLRALLSYTFEERDDGDGRAMVVSDAAVADPADWDRVFRFCRDHDSQVERVRLRLPVDVSVLDRVDDPRAVTEEVRAGPMFRLVDVPDALTALAPDPGVETAFTLAVDDPLVDWHNRPLRVAVADGEVDAERVDSGEDSSAAAAPDVTAGIGALSQLYAGYRDVDDLRAHAALEVADGAPDGLAADLAALFPPRRTFLREGF encoded by the coding sequence ATGGGCGAGCTCGACTACCGGCCCTTCCCCGAGGAGCGCGACGACGAGTTCCGCGCGTTCATGCGCTACGCCTTCTCCCCCGAGGAGGGACCGTACGACCCCGAGGAAGACGACGACGACCGCGAGCACCTCGCCGACTACCGAGGACTGTTCGACGGCGATGAGCCGGTCGCGGTGTGCGGCCACCACGACTTCTCGCTCCGGATCCGGGGGCGCGACCGCGACGTTGCCGGGCTTTCCGCGGTCGCCTCGCCGCCCGAACACCGGCGACAGGGGCACATCGAGCGGCTCCTCCGCGAGTCGCTGACGGAGTACCGCGGCGACGGCGTCCGCTTCTCCGTGCTGTGGCCCTTCGAGCACCCGTTCTACCGCCGGTACGGCTGGGCGACGGTGAACCGCTACCGCTGGGTGAAAACCCCGCCGGAACAGTTAGCGTTCGCGGCCGAGAGGAGCGCCGACCCGGCGGGAGACGACGGCGATGGCGACGAGGCGGGCGAGTTCCGCCGGCTCGACGAGGACGACCACGACGCGGCCGCCGACCTCCTCGCCGCGACCGCGGAGCGCTACGACTTCACGATGGCGCGGACCGAGGCGTGGTGGCGCGAGCGCACCCTCCGCGGGTGGAAGACGGACCCCTACGTCTACGGCTTCGAGCGCGATAGCGACCTCCGCGCGCTGCTGTCGTACACGTTCGAGGAGCGCGACGACGGCGACGGGCGCGCGATGGTCGTCTCCGACGCCGCGGTCGCCGACCCCGCTGACTGGGACCGCGTCTTCCGGTTCTGCCGGGACCACGACTCGCAGGTCGAGCGCGTCCGGCTGCGGCTCCCGGTCGACGTGAGCGTCCTCGACCGCGTCGACGACCCCCGCGCGGTGACCGAGGAGGTCCGCGCCGGGCCGATGTTCCGCCTCGTCGACGTTCCCGACGCGCTGACCGCGCTCGCGCCCGACCCCGGCGTCGAGACCGCGTTCACGCTGGCGGTCGACGATCCCCTCGTCGACTGGCACAATCGGCCGCTCCGAGTCGCCGTCGCGGACGGCGAAGTCGACGCCGAGCGGGTCGACTCCGGGGAGGATAGTTCCGCTGCCGCTGCCCCCGACGTGACCGCCGGCATCGGCGCTCTCTCGCAGCTGTACGCCGGCTACCGCGACGTCGACGACCTCCGGGCGCACGCCGCGCTCGAAGTCGCCGACGGCGCGCCCGACGGGCTCGCGGCCGACCTCGCCGCCCTGTTCCCGCCGCGGCGGACCTTCCTGCGCGAGGGGTTCTGA
- a CDS encoding NADH:flavin oxidoreductase/NADH oxidase: MTDTLFTPLTLRDTEFRNRVMLSPMCQYSADEGLANDWHRVHLGARAAGGAGVVMTEATAVEDRGRITPNCLGIWSDDHAEAIEPIVEFVRSQGATPGIQLAHAGRKASHRPPAEGSGPISVDEADGWETVSATDEPYPHPDVDEDELADTHGLDGEGIDEVIDSFAAAAERAHEIGFEVAEVHAAHGYLLHQFLSPVTNDRDDEYGGSFEDRTRLVREVVEAVREVWPDGKPVFVRISATDWLPNRDSWDVDDSVRLAPLLAEAGADLIDVSGGGIHPDQEIPSAGPGYQVPYAEAIHEGTDVPVAAVGGITEPTHADALVRNERADLVALGREMLRHPYWPLEAAHELGEEADWPVQYRRGRFD; the protein is encoded by the coding sequence GTGACCGACACGCTGTTCACGCCGCTTACGCTTCGCGACACCGAGTTCCGAAACCGCGTGATGCTATCGCCGATGTGCCAGTACTCCGCCGACGAGGGGCTGGCGAACGACTGGCACCGGGTCCACCTCGGCGCCCGCGCCGCCGGGGGCGCGGGCGTCGTGATGACGGAGGCGACCGCCGTCGAGGACCGCGGCCGCATCACGCCGAACTGCCTCGGGATCTGGTCCGACGACCACGCCGAGGCGATCGAACCGATCGTCGAGTTCGTCCGCTCACAGGGCGCGACGCCGGGGATCCAGCTGGCTCACGCCGGCCGGAAGGCGTCGCACCGCCCGCCGGCCGAGGGGAGCGGTCCCATCTCCGTCGACGAGGCCGACGGCTGGGAGACCGTCTCCGCGACCGACGAGCCGTACCCGCACCCGGACGTCGACGAGGACGAACTGGCCGACACCCACGGGCTCGACGGGGAGGGGATCGACGAGGTGATCGACTCGTTCGCGGCCGCCGCGGAGCGCGCGCACGAGATCGGCTTCGAGGTCGCGGAGGTCCACGCCGCCCACGGCTACCTGCTCCACCAGTTCCTGTCGCCGGTCACCAACGACCGCGACGACGAGTACGGCGGGAGCTTCGAGGACCGGACCCGGCTCGTGCGCGAGGTCGTCGAGGCCGTGCGCGAGGTCTGGCCCGACGGCAAGCCGGTGTTCGTCCGCATCTCCGCGACCGACTGGCTCCCCAACCGCGACTCGTGGGACGTGGACGACTCGGTGCGGCTGGCCCCCCTGCTGGCCGAGGCCGGCGCCGACCTGATCGACGTCTCTGGCGGCGGGATCCACCCCGACCAGGAGATTCCGAGCGCGGGCCCGGGCTACCAGGTCCCGTACGCCGAGGCGATCCACGAGGGGACCGACGTGCCCGTCGCCGCGGTCGGCGGGATCACGGAGCCGACCCACGCCGACGCGCTCGTGCGGAACGAGCGGGCCGACCTCGTGGCGCTCGGCCGCGAGATGCTCCGGCACCCCTACTGGCCGCTGGAGGCCGCTCACGAGCTCGGCGAGGAGGCCGACTGGCCGGTCCAGTACCGCCGCGGGCGCTTCGACTGA
- a CDS encoding response regulator — MTDHTTPPSDTSAAANAAADRTEPPEADAEDRGAPITVLQVEPDARSAELLEVFAARLTDRVRVRSVERLADALDALDAGVEIDGERVAVDCVVTEQLLPDGDGIELTERLRGAGSGLPVVFNTTCPSEEREAAAFGAGADAYFEKGADRGRFDAVLDRVRALVDERGGRAGGAEPPVAQTPRTPGSPGERLRSEE, encoded by the coding sequence ATGACCGACCACACCACACCGCCGTCCGACACGTCCGCAGCCGCGAACGCAGCCGCCGATCGAACCGAGCCGCCCGAGGCCGACGCGGAAGACCGCGGAGCGCCGATCACCGTCCTCCAAGTCGAGCCCGACGCGCGCTCCGCCGAGCTGCTGGAGGTGTTCGCGGCGCGGCTCACCGACCGCGTGCGAGTTCGTTCCGTGGAGCGCCTCGCGGACGCGCTCGACGCTCTCGACGCCGGAGTCGAAATCGACGGGGAGCGGGTCGCGGTCGACTGCGTCGTGACCGAGCAGCTGCTGCCCGACGGCGACGGGATCGAGCTCACGGAGCGGCTCCGCGGGGCGGGCAGCGGACTGCCGGTCGTCTTCAACACCACGTGTCCGAGCGAGGAGCGCGAGGCCGCGGCGTTCGGCGCCGGTGCGGACGCCTACTTCGAGAAGGGGGCCGACCGCGGCCGGTTCGACGCAGTGTTGGACCGGGTCCGAGCGCTCGTCGACGAGCGTGGCGGCCGCGCGGGAGGCGCCGAGCCGCCGGTCGCGCAGACGCCGCGGACGCCCGGCTCGCCCGGGGAACGGCTCCGCTCCGAGGAGTGA
- a CDS encoding aminotransferase class V-fold PLP-dependent enzyme, translating to MGVQEQYPFDVEALRADFPILDRKVGGDPETAGEGEGDNTPLVYLDNAATSHTPDPVVDAISDYYRSYNANVHRGIHQLSQEASVAYEEAHDAVADFIGAEGREEIVFTKNTTEAMNLVAYAWGLEELGPGDNVVLSEMEHHASLVTWQQIGKRTGADVRFIDVTDEGRLDMDHAAELIDDDTEMVSVVHVSNTLGTVNPIRELADMAHDHDAYIFADAAQSVPTRPVDVAELDVDFLAFSGHKMCGPTGIGALYGREEILEGMQPYLYGGDMIRRVSFEDSTWEDLPWKFEAGTPSIAQGIGLAAAIEYLEEVGMDRIEAHEDLLAEYAYDELEALGGVEIYGPPGDDRGGLVAFNVEGVHAHDLSSILNDYGVAIRAGDHCTQPLHDEMGVAASARASFYFYNTVEEVDALVDAVREARDLFA from the coding sequence ATGGGAGTTCAAGAACAGTACCCGTTCGACGTGGAGGCGCTCCGCGCCGATTTCCCGATCCTCGATCGGAAAGTCGGCGGGGACCCGGAGACGGCCGGGGAAGGCGAGGGCGACAACACTCCCCTCGTCTACCTCGACAACGCGGCGACCTCGCACACGCCCGACCCGGTCGTCGACGCCATCTCCGACTACTACCGGAGCTACAACGCCAACGTCCACCGCGGGATCCACCAGCTGAGCCAAGAGGCGTCGGTCGCCTACGAGGAGGCTCACGACGCTGTCGCCGACTTCATCGGCGCCGAAGGCCGCGAGGAGATCGTCTTCACGAAGAACACGACGGAGGCGATGAACCTCGTCGCCTACGCGTGGGGCCTCGAAGAGCTCGGTCCCGGGGACAACGTCGTCCTCTCCGAGATGGAGCACCACGCCTCGCTCGTCACCTGGCAGCAGATCGGTAAGCGGACCGGCGCCGACGTGCGCTTCATCGACGTCACCGACGAGGGGCGACTGGACATGGACCACGCGGCGGAACTCATCGACGACGACACCGAGATGGTGTCCGTCGTCCACGTGTCGAACACGCTCGGCACGGTGAACCCGATCCGCGAGCTGGCCGACATGGCCCACGATCACGACGCCTACATCTTCGCCGACGCCGCGCAGTCGGTGCCGACGCGCCCCGTCGACGTCGCGGAGTTAGACGTCGACTTCCTCGCCTTCTCCGGCCACAAGATGTGCGGCCCGACCGGGATCGGCGCCCTCTACGGCCGCGAGGAGATCTTAGAGGGGATGCAACCCTATCTCTACGGCGGCGACATGATCCGCCGCGTCTCCTTCGAGGACTCCACCTGGGAGGACCTCCCGTGGAAGTTCGAGGCCGGGACGCCCTCGATCGCGCAGGGGATCGGTCTCGCGGCCGCGATCGAGTACCTCGAAGAGGTCGGGATGGACCGGATCGAGGCCCACGAGGACCTGCTGGCCGAGTACGCCTACGACGAGCTGGAGGCGCTCGGCGGCGTCGAGATCTACGGCCCGCCCGGCGACGACCGCGGCGGCCTCGTCGCGTTCAACGTCGAGGGCGTCCACGCCCACGACCTCTCCAGCATCCTCAACGACTACGGCGTCGCGATCCGCGCCGGCGACCACTGCACCCAGCCGCTCCACGACGAGATGGGCGTCGCCGCCTCCGCGCGCGCCTCCTTCTACTTCTACAACACCGTCGAGGAGGTCGACGCCCTCGTCGACGCGGTCCGCGAGGCGCGCGACCTGTTCGCCTGA
- a CDS encoding cupin domain-containing protein has product MDVVPDADVEAVEAVDDVFLTQGAVGDGMSIQRFKIEPGATVPEHDHPHEQIGVITAGRLTFVVDGEERVVGPDDTYVIPGGEPHAAENRTDEPVVGFDIFSPPRANPDWQE; this is encoded by the coding sequence ATGGACGTCGTACCCGACGCGGACGTCGAGGCGGTCGAGGCGGTCGACGACGTGTTCCTCACGCAGGGCGCCGTCGGCGATGGAATGAGCATCCAGCGGTTCAAGATCGAACCGGGCGCGACGGTGCCCGAACACGACCACCCGCACGAGCAGATCGGCGTGATCACGGCCGGGCGGCTGACGTTCGTCGTCGACGGCGAGGAGCGCGTCGTCGGCCCCGACGACACCTACGTGATCCCCGGCGGCGAGCCGCACGCGGCCGAGAACCGTACCGACGAGCCGGTCGTGGGGTTCGACATCTTCTCGCCGCCGCGCGCGAACCCCGATTGGCAGGAGTAG
- a CDS encoding YcaO-like family protein yields MDIGLVGDGPAVEATEAALGDVDVNAMPVEADLLDGFDLAVVVDTAGSSTFATANELLDRWIAVEVGGLGGVPLDDLDAAVTVFDDACYDCLRVRVESGGPEPADAPAGRRSAVRYAGAVAGRRAIRLLAGDPVADTVVEVPGAERTLLPAPGCGCGADPGDALPRDHADRRLDDAIDRAERAVDPRIGALREVGEQESFPLPYYVARVADTTPFSDADAADFGGGAAADWDAAFMKALGEGLERYAAGVYREAEFTRAPAANVPNPVTPDAFVRPDGAEAYDRDDRLPWVRGESLVTGDPASLPAEFVGFPPPENRYRPAITTGLGLGSSGPDAALSGLYEAIERDATMTSWYSTTEPLGLDLDDPGFAELEKRARAESLSVTPLLVTTDVDVPVVAVGVSRTGDWPRFAAGSGADLDPAAAARSALAEALQNWTELRSMGREAADEQGAAIGHHADRPAETAAFFDPDATVSAEGLGEPELSGTEELDAAIDRVESVGLDPYVARVTTRDLEALGFEAVRVLVPGAQPLFTGEPFFGDRASEVPRSMGFEPALDRPYHPFP; encoded by the coding sequence ATGGATATCGGACTTGTCGGCGACGGGCCCGCGGTCGAGGCGACCGAGGCCGCGCTCGGCGACGTCGACGTGAACGCGATGCCCGTCGAGGCCGACCTGCTCGACGGGTTCGACCTCGCGGTCGTCGTCGACACCGCCGGCTCGTCGACGTTCGCGACCGCGAACGAGCTGCTCGACCGTTGGATCGCCGTCGAGGTGGGTGGGCTCGGCGGCGTCCCCCTCGACGACCTCGACGCCGCGGTGACCGTCTTCGACGACGCCTGCTACGACTGCCTGCGCGTCCGCGTCGAGAGCGGCGGCCCGGAGCCGGCGGACGCGCCGGCCGGCCGTCGGTCCGCGGTGCGCTACGCCGGCGCGGTGGCCGGGCGACGGGCGATTCGACTCCTCGCCGGCGACCCGGTGGCCGACACCGTCGTCGAGGTGCCGGGCGCCGAGCGGACGCTGCTGCCCGCGCCGGGCTGCGGCTGCGGCGCGGACCCAGGCGACGCGCTCCCGCGCGACCACGCGGACCGGAGGCTCGACGACGCGATCGACCGCGCGGAGCGGGCCGTCGACCCCCGGATCGGCGCGCTGCGCGAGGTCGGCGAGCAGGAGTCGTTCCCGCTGCCGTACTACGTCGCGCGGGTGGCGGACACGACCCCCTTCTCCGACGCCGACGCGGCCGACTTCGGCGGCGGCGCGGCCGCCGACTGGGACGCCGCGTTCATGAAGGCGCTCGGCGAGGGGTTAGAGCGGTACGCGGCCGGCGTCTACCGCGAGGCCGAGTTCACGCGCGCGCCGGCCGCGAACGTCCCGAACCCGGTCACCCCGGACGCGTTCGTCCGCCCCGACGGCGCCGAGGCGTACGACCGCGACGACCGGCTCCCGTGGGTCCGCGGCGAGTCGCTCGTGACTGGCGACCCCGCGAGCCTCCCGGCGGAGTTCGTCGGCTTCCCGCCGCCGGAGAACCGGTATCGCCCGGCGATCACGACGGGACTCGGGCTCGGTAGCTCCGGACCCGACGCCGCGCTCTCCGGGCTGTACGAGGCGATCGAGCGCGACGCGACGATGACCAGCTGGTACTCCACGACGGAGCCGCTCGGGCTCGACCTCGACGACCCCGGCTTCGCCGAGCTGGAGAAGCGGGCCCGCGCGGAGTCGCTGTCGGTGACCCCGCTGCTCGTCACGACCGACGTCGACGTGCCGGTCGTCGCGGTCGGCGTGAGTCGAACGGGCGACTGGCCGCGGTTCGCCGCGGGGTCGGGCGCCGACCTCGACCCGGCCGCGGCGGCGCGGAGCGCGCTCGCGGAGGCGCTCCAGAACTGGACCGAGCTCCGCTCGATGGGGCGGGAGGCGGCCGACGAGCAGGGCGCCGCGATCGGTCACCACGCCGACCGCCCCGCGGAGACGGCCGCGTTCTTCGACCCGGACGCGACCGTCTCGGCCGAGGGGCTCGGCGAGCCGGAGCTGTCGGGGACCGAGGAGCTCGACGCCGCGATCGACCGCGTCGAGAGCGTCGGGCTCGACCCGTACGTCGCGCGGGTGACGACCCGCGACCTCGAAGCGCTGGGGTTCGAGGCCGTCCGCGTCCTAGTTCCCGGCGCGCAGCCGCTGTTCACCGGCGAGCCGTTCTTCGGCGACCGCGCGAGCGAGGTGCCGCGGTCGATGGGGTTCGAGCCCGCGCTCGACCGACCGTACCACCCGTTCCCGTGA
- the tbsP gene encoding transcriptional regulator TbsP, translating to MVSNLLAADVEAALEAAFAGGDDELLVVDPSAETIVSLVETAVGRDDLPELSMLADERTLKDVMDDFVVASRAADLVADGALEIRVLDGEVDNALFVSPSRVVALVTAGDGVAALSTDDEEFVDEVYDSHRGAFDDAEPYTLRTPAISRVRETMESEIGEAARADFDAVLDATERDGGADLDEVTVSLLVAAKNDVLLYDISKWGEDVGIASKATFSRTKTRLEDLGIIDTEKVPIDVGRPRLRLKLGDERLEGVDAAELADEAAEMMAATPA from the coding sequence ATGGTGTCGAATTTACTGGCGGCCGACGTCGAGGCGGCGCTCGAAGCGGCGTTCGCCGGGGGCGACGACGAGCTGCTCGTCGTGGACCCCTCCGCGGAGACGATCGTATCGCTGGTCGAGACCGCGGTCGGGCGGGACGACCTCCCGGAGCTGTCGATGCTCGCCGACGAGCGCACGCTCAAGGACGTCATGGACGACTTCGTCGTCGCGTCCCGGGCGGCCGACCTCGTCGCCGACGGCGCCTTAGAGATCCGGGTGCTCGACGGGGAGGTCGACAACGCGCTGTTCGTCTCCCCGTCCCGGGTCGTCGCCCTGGTCACCGCGGGAGACGGCGTCGCCGCGCTCTCGACCGACGACGAGGAGTTCGTCGACGAGGTGTACGACTCCCATCGCGGCGCGTTCGACGATGCGGAGCCGTACACGCTCCGCACGCCGGCGATCAGCCGGGTCCGCGAGACGATGGAATCGGAGATCGGCGAGGCGGCCCGCGCCGACTTCGACGCCGTCCTCGACGCGACCGAGCGCGACGGCGGCGCCGACCTCGACGAGGTGACCGTCTCGCTGCTCGTCGCGGCGAAGAACGACGTGCTGCTCTACGACATCTCGAAGTGGGGCGAGGACGTCGGCATCGCCTCGAAGGCGACGTTCTCCCGGACGAAGACGCGCCTCGAGGACCTCGGCATCATCGACACCGAGAAGGTCCCGATCGACGTCGGCCGCCCCCGGCTCCGCCTGAAGCTCGGCGACGAGCGCCTCGAGGGCGTCGACGCCGCGGAGCTGGCCGACGAGGCCGCAGAGATGATGGCCGCGACGCCCGCCTGA
- the glyA gene encoding serine hydroxymethyltransferase, whose protein sequence is MDHEHVREVDPAVADALAGERDRQEQTLAMIASENHVSEAVLEAQGSVLTNKYAEGYPGSRYYAGCEYADDVEELAIERAKELWGADHVNVQPHSGTQANQAVYYSVLEPGDKILSLDLNHGGHLSHGHPANFTGQLYDVEQYEVDPETGYIDYEGLRAAAESFEPDIIVSGYSAYPRTVDWEEIQAAADAVDAYHLADIAHITGLVAAGVHPSPVGVADFVTGSTHKTIRAGRGGIVMCDEEFADDIDSAVFPGGQGGPLMHNVAGKAVGFKEALEPEFEEYAQNVVDNAEVLAETLQEHGLSLVSGGTDNHLVLADLRDSHPDLSGGDAEDALAAANIVLNGNTVPGETRSPFDPSGIRAGTAGITTRGFDADAIEEVGDLIYRVVDNVDSEDVIYEVGERVVELCEAHPLYE, encoded by the coding sequence ATGGACCACGAGCACGTCCGGGAGGTCGACCCGGCGGTCGCCGACGCGCTGGCGGGCGAGCGCGACAGACAGGAGCAGACGCTCGCGATGATCGCGAGCGAGAACCACGTCAGCGAGGCGGTGCTGGAGGCGCAGGGGAGCGTCCTCACCAACAAGTACGCCGAGGGCTATCCCGGCTCGCGCTACTACGCCGGCTGCGAGTACGCCGACGATGTCGAGGAGCTGGCGATCGAGCGCGCGAAGGAGCTGTGGGGCGCCGACCACGTCAACGTCCAGCCCCACTCCGGGACGCAGGCGAACCAGGCGGTGTACTACTCCGTCCTCGAGCCGGGCGACAAGATCCTCTCTTTGGACCTCAACCACGGCGGCCACCTCTCGCACGGCCATCCAGCGAACTTCACGGGGCAGCTGTACGACGTCGAGCAGTACGAGGTCGACCCCGAGACGGGGTACATCGACTACGAGGGGCTCCGCGCCGCGGCCGAGTCGTTCGAGCCGGACATCATCGTCTCGGGCTACTCCGCGTACCCCCGCACCGTCGACTGGGAGGAGATCCAGGCGGCCGCGGACGCGGTCGACGCCTACCACCTCGCGGACATCGCGCACATCACCGGGCTCGTCGCCGCCGGCGTCCACCCGTCGCCGGTCGGCGTCGCCGACTTCGTCACGGGCTCGACCCACAAGACGATCCGCGCCGGCCGCGGCGGGATCGTGATGTGCGACGAGGAGTTCGCGGACGACATCGACTCGGCGGTGTTCCCTGGCGGGCAGGGCGGCCCGCTGATGCACAACGTCGCCGGCAAGGCGGTCGGCTTCAAGGAGGCCTTAGAGCCCGAGTTCGAGGAGTACGCGCAAAACGTGGTCGACAACGCCGAGGTGCTCGCGGAGACGCTTCAGGAGCACGGCCTCTCGCTGGTCTCCGGCGGGACGGACAACCACCTCGTGCTCGCCGACTTACGCGACTCGCACCCCGACCTCTCGGGCGGCGACGCGGAGGACGCGCTCGCGGCCGCGAACATCGTCCTCAACGGGAACACGGTCCCCGGCGAGACGCGCTCGCCGTTCGACCCCTCGGGGATCCGCGCGGGCACCGCCGGGATCACGACGCGCGGCTTCGACGCCGATGCGATCGAGGAGGTCGGCGACCTGATCTACCGCGTCGTCGACAACGTCGACAGCGAGGACGTCATCTACGAGGTCGGCGAGCGCGTCGTCGAGCTCTGCGAGGCGCACCCGCTGTACGAGTAG
- a CDS encoding DUF3054 domain-containing protein — MADSSFLATRLDRAAVPLAVGDLIALIVLLTIGAINHSSVEFLSSNPLYLLEVFAPFLIAWALIAPLVGAYSAGAVETAKSSVPLVIRSWIPAAVVGLALRAFVFRGGAAPAFAVVMLVLGSVALGGWRAVYFRLR; from the coding sequence ATGGCCGACTCGTCGTTCCTCGCAACACGCCTCGACCGCGCCGCCGTCCCCCTCGCGGTCGGCGACCTGATCGCGCTGATCGTCCTGTTGACGATCGGTGCGATTAACCACAGCAGCGTCGAGTTCCTGTCGTCGAACCCGCTCTACCTGCTCGAAGTGTTCGCGCCGTTCCTGATCGCGTGGGCCCTGATCGCGCCGCTCGTGGGGGCCTATTCCGCCGGCGCCGTCGAGACCGCGAAGTCGTCGGTCCCGCTCGTGATCCGGTCGTGGATCCCGGCCGCCGTCGTCGGGCTGGCGCTCCGCGCGTTCGTCTTCCGAGGCGGCGCCGCGCCCGCCTTCGCCGTCGTCATGCTGGTGCTCGGCTCGGTCGCCCTCGGCGGCTGGCGGGCGGTGTACTTCCGGCTCCGGTAG
- a CDS encoding ornithine cyclodeaminase family protein, which yields MTDALFLTSSEVDDLAEPADYVAAVRDAYRQVGEGAPAEPRTKLFNREPPGMLTTYAALLPETGAMGGYTYSAGFGAEDAWFMTPLFDAESGAPLALLDGASMNPFKTGAAGAVAVDALAREDATELAVIGSGAQARGQVATTATVREFEAVRVFSPTPEHREAFAADFDERLDADVSAVESASAALAGADVVITATTASEPVIDDADVEPGTHVTAMGQYHPEKNELPPELVARATYVPDLRARATQDAGSYLAAVEADLIAEGEGIAADLGEVVAGDHPGRTSDEEVTVFDSGGSGVETVAAAYMLYKRASEKGRGQTIDFAPASEALTGE from the coding sequence ATGACGGACGCCCTGTTCCTCACGAGTTCCGAGGTCGACGACCTCGCCGAGCCGGCCGACTACGTCGCCGCCGTGCGCGACGCCTACCGACAGGTGGGCGAGGGAGCGCCCGCGGAGCCGCGGACGAAGCTGTTCAACCGCGAGCCGCCGGGGATGTTGACCACCTACGCCGCCCTCCTCCCCGAGACGGGCGCGATGGGCGGGTACACGTACTCCGCCGGCTTCGGCGCGGAGGACGCGTGGTTCATGACCCCGCTGTTCGACGCCGAGTCGGGCGCGCCGCTCGCGCTGCTCGACGGCGCGTCGATGAACCCGTTCAAGACCGGCGCCGCCGGGGCGGTCGCGGTCGACGCGCTCGCTCGCGAGGATGCGACCGAGCTCGCCGTGATCGGCAGCGGCGCACAGGCGCGCGGGCAGGTCGCGACGACCGCGACGGTCCGCGAGTTCGAGGCGGTGCGCGTCTTCTCGCCGACCCCGGAGCACCGGGAGGCGTTCGCCGCCGACTTCGACGAGCGGCTCGACGCCGACGTGTCGGCGGTCGAGAGCGCGAGCGCCGCGCTGGCGGGTGCCGATGTCGTGATCACCGCGACGACCGCGAGCGAGCCGGTGATCGACGACGCCGACGTGGAGCCGGGGACGCACGTTACCGCGATGGGCCAGTACCACCCGGAGAAGAACGAACTCCCGCCGGAGCTCGTCGCGCGGGCCACCTACGTCCCCGACCTCCGAGCGCGTGCGACGCAGGACGCCGGCTCGTACCTCGCCGCGGTCGAGGCCGACCTGATCGCGGAGGGCGAGGGGATCGCGGCCGACCTCGGCGAGGTCGTCGCGGGCGACCACCCCGGTCGGACGAGCGACGAGGAGGTGACCGTCTTCGACTCCGGCGGGAGCGGGGTCGAGACGGTCGCGGCCGCGTACATGCTTTATAAACGGGCGAGCGAGAAGGGGCGCGGGCAGACCATCGACTTCGCGCCCGCGAGCGAGGCGCTGACTGGGGAGTAG
- a CDS encoding metallophosphoesterase has translation MLIGIVSDTHDDLTAVEAAVSLFEREGVDAVVHCGDFVAPFSVTPFDADFDFHAVRGNNDGEWAVESTVEEFSEYHGEAAALSFDGVDIAVTHGTSDLVVDALVDCGDYDYVFHGHTHAHGVEARDGTVRVNPGGLPIPVDGADDAFRVATLETTDSGVDAVAHHVLDE, from the coding sequence ATGCTGATCGGCATCGTCTCCGACACGCACGACGACCTGACCGCGGTCGAGGCGGCCGTCTCGCTGTTCGAGCGCGAGGGGGTCGACGCGGTCGTCCACTGCGGCGACTTCGTCGCGCCCTTCTCAGTGACGCCGTTCGACGCGGATTTCGACTTCCACGCCGTCCGCGGGAACAACGACGGCGAGTGGGCGGTCGAGTCGACGGTCGAGGAGTTCAGCGAGTACCACGGCGAGGCCGCCGCGCTCTCGTTCGACGGTGTGGATATTGCGGTCACTCACGGGACGAGCGACCTCGTCGTCGACGCGCTCGTCGACTGCGGCGACTACGACTACGTGTTCCACGGCCACACCCACGCGCACGGCGTCGAGGCGCGAGACGGGACCGTCCGCGTGAACCCGGGCGGGCTTCCGATCCCGGTCGACGGTGCGGACGACGCGTTCCGCGTCGCGACGCTGGAGACGACGGATTCGGGTGTGGATGCGGTGGCGCACCACGTCCTCGACGAATAA